The following coding sequences are from one uncultured Desulfobacter sp. window:
- the nth gene encoding endonuclease III produces the protein MEEVSKFVSVIVERLKAHYPVVNTQLDHANPFELLIATILAAQCTDSQVNKVTKALFVRYPDSGSLACANLDDIKKIIFSTGFYNNKAKNIKACANKLQKEFNGEVPKNIEALTSLPGVGRKTANVVRSVCFNIPTIVVDTHVFRVSRRLGLARENDPVKVEFELMDVLPKRVWNDIGLQFIYFGRRICHAKKPGCERCFLNDLCPSSLIA, from the coding sequence ATGGAAGAGGTATCTAAATTTGTTTCGGTTATCGTTGAAAGATTAAAGGCGCACTACCCGGTTGTCAATACACAGCTTGACCACGCCAATCCTTTTGAGCTGCTCATTGCAACCATATTGGCGGCCCAGTGCACGGATAGTCAGGTCAACAAGGTGACAAAAGCGTTATTTGTCCGCTACCCTGATTCCGGCAGCCTTGCCTGTGCAAACCTTGATGATATTAAAAAAATAATTTTTTCCACCGGCTTTTACAATAATAAGGCTAAAAATATCAAGGCCTGTGCAAATAAACTTCAAAAAGAGTTCAATGGAGAAGTCCCCAAAAATATCGAGGCGTTGACCAGTCTGCCCGGTGTGGGAAGAAAAACCGCCAATGTGGTTCGGTCTGTGTGCTTTAATATTCCGACCATTGTGGTGGATACCCATGTATTTCGGGTGTCAAGACGTTTGGGACTTGCCCGGGAAAACGATCCGGTCAAGGTGGAGTTTGAGTTGATGGATGTATTGCCCAAGCGTGTGTGGAACGATATCGGGTTGCAGTTTATCTATTTCGGCCGCCGGATCTGCCATGCCAAAAAGCCCGGTTGCGAGCGCTGTTTTTTAAATGATCTGTGCCCCTCTTCTTTGATTGCTTGA
- a CDS encoding phenylacetate--CoA ligase family protein has translation MSEQINMTAEMDDDDKAQRRLERLQSTLNRACKNVPFHRNRIQEAGLSDITKLEDIEKLPFMDRAHLATHYPYGLFAVPLRDIVRIHTAPGSGISPSISGYTKADLMIWKKMVAQAYAQANVTDRDIILVHLPAGLANWARDYKDGGEAVGAGVIPNSPLSVSKTLMVLRDYKVTTLVTTPVFARYLKAHMFDRECHPNELNLKQVILVGEPDDGHTVCELKESLHVDVWLNYGLSEIPGPAIAYECRYHDGLHINDDHILPEIINPATGTPVAAGEKGELILTTLSARAFPLIRFCTGDMAKFISPPCPCGATETRIQWLAEQADNYMLISGIRVSQAQVKENLKIALKMPDISCTMERTCRSGADILLISLAMDEHLFSDEIKNLQKLVAHAQETLTEQNGIKVKIRLTQQRG, from the coding sequence ATGTCCGAACAGATAAATATGACGGCAGAGATGGATGACGACGACAAGGCCCAGCGCCGGCTTGAACGGCTGCAAAGCACATTGAACCGGGCATGCAAAAATGTTCCCTTCCACCGCAACCGCATCCAGGAAGCGGGGCTTTCGGATATTACCAAACTCGAGGACATTGAAAAACTGCCCTTCATGGACAGAGCCCACCTGGCCACCCATTACCCCTACGGGCTTTTTGCCGTTCCGTTGCGGGATATTGTGCGCATCCACACCGCACCCGGCTCCGGCATCAGCCCCTCCATCAGCGGATACACAAAGGCAGACCTGATGATCTGGAAAAAAATGGTTGCCCAGGCCTATGCCCAGGCCAACGTGACGGACAGGGATATTATCCTGGTCCATCTGCCGGCGGGCCTTGCCAACTGGGCCAGGGATTACAAAGACGGGGGCGAGGCCGTGGGTGCCGGCGTGATTCCCAATTCCCCTTTGTCCGTATCCAAGACCCTGATGGTGCTCAGGGACTACAAGGTCACCACCCTGGTAACCACCCCGGTCTTTGCCCGGTACCTGAAGGCCCACATGTTTGACCGGGAATGCCATCCCAACGAACTGAATTTAAAACAGGTCATCCTTGTGGGAGAACCCGATGACGGTCACACGGTTTGCGAACTCAAAGAGAGTCTCCATGTTGATGTCTGGCTCAATTACGGCCTGAGCGAGATCCCCGGGCCTGCCATTGCCTATGAATGCCGGTACCATGACGGCCTGCATATCAATGATGACCATATCCTGCCCGAAATCATTAATCCCGCCACAGGCACCCCTGTGGCGGCCGGAGAAAAAGGGGAATTGATCCTTACTACGCTTTCCGCCCGGGCATTCCCCCTGATCCGCTTCTGCACCGGCGACATGGCAAAATTCATCAGTCCGCCATGCCCCTGCGGCGCAACCGAGACCCGCATACAGTGGCTGGCGGAACAAGCCGACAATTATATGCTCATATCCGGCATCCGGGTATCCCAGGCCCAGGTCAAAGAAAACCTTAAAATTGCATTAAAGATGCCGGATATCAGCTGCACCATGGAGAGGACCTGCCGGTCCGGTGCGGACATATTGCTGATCTCTTTGGCCATGGACGAACACCTGTTTTCAGATGAGATCAAAAACCTGCAGAAACTGGTGGCCCATGCCCAGGAGACCCTGACCGAACAAAACGGGATCAAGGTAAAAATCCGCCTGACACAACAGCGGGGTTAA
- a CDS encoding ABC transporter ATP-binding protein, whose protein sequence is MLKIKNLRCSYGNIAVVHTVSLSVKKGELISIIGANGAGKSTLLAAVCGLLKNWSGEIEFKGRALNGMSAPAIVRQGISMVPEGRQIFSPLSVMDNLKMGAYTRFKKDGKSRVAKDLDMIFEMFPILKERANQLAGTLSGGEQQMLAIGRALMARPALLVLDEPSMGLAPKIVEMIFSTIQDLSHSGVTILLVEQNARAALKISDRGYVLETGKMVLQGSADELLVDDDVKRAYLGKDYGDFLDERNQ, encoded by the coding sequence ATGCTGAAAATTAAAAACCTGCGATGCAGTTACGGAAATATAGCCGTGGTACATACCGTAAGCCTTTCAGTGAAAAAAGGGGAACTGATCTCCATCATCGGGGCCAACGGGGCAGGCAAAAGCACCCTGCTTGCCGCGGTATGCGGTCTGTTGAAAAACTGGTCCGGGGAGATTGAGTTCAAGGGCCGGGCCCTTAACGGCATGTCGGCGCCGGCCATTGTCAGGCAGGGCATCAGCATGGTGCCCGAAGGCCGGCAGATCTTTTCCCCCTTGAGTGTTATGGATAACCTGAAAATGGGGGCATACACCCGGTTCAAAAAAGATGGGAAAAGCCGTGTTGCCAAAGATCTTGATATGATATTTGAAATGTTCCCCATTTTAAAGGAACGGGCAAACCAACTGGCCGGGACCCTGTCCGGCGGCGAACAGCAGATGCTTGCCATCGGCAGGGCGTTGATGGCCCGTCCTGCCCTGCTCGTTCTGGACGAACCCTCCATGGGCCTTGCCCCCAAAATTGTGGAGATGATCTTTTCCACCATTCAGGATCTGTCACACAGCGGTGTAACCATTCTTCTGGTGGAACAGAATGCCAGGGCTGCCTTGAAAATCTCAGACCGGGGGTATGTGCTTGAAACAGGTAAAATGGTACTCCAGGGAAGCGCCGATGAACTTTTGGTGGATGATGATGTAAAGCGCGCCTACCTTGGCAAGGATTATGGTGACTTTTTGGACGAAAGGAATCAATAA
- a CDS encoding ABC transporter ATP-binding protein encodes MTLSQQTPGAETGEILEVQGLTKMFGGIKAQDNINFSIETGIVCGLIGPNGAGKTTLFNMITGIYRPDAGKVMFNGKDIKNTPVHRLVKAGVARTFQHVELFSSMTLLENIMVGMHVRTKAGFWAAVTRIPAMKREERQCRKRAQELLEFTGLAADTHKMAGDLPAGRQKTAQIARALASDPLLLLLDEPAAGLNPVETHALGKLIQKIKQSGITMMLVEHDMSLVMEMSDKVVVLDQGKKLAEGTPRQIQSNEAVMSAYLGNG; translated from the coding sequence ATGACACTGTCACAGCAAACGCCCGGCGCAGAGACTGGAGAGATTCTTGAAGTGCAGGGCCTGACCAAGATGTTCGGTGGCATCAAAGCCCAGGACAACATCAATTTTTCCATTGAAACAGGTATTGTATGTGGACTGATCGGTCCCAACGGGGCCGGCAAAACAACGCTGTTCAACATGATCACAGGTATCTACCGACCCGATGCCGGCAAAGTGATGTTCAATGGAAAGGATATTAAAAATACGCCGGTTCACAGACTGGTGAAAGCCGGGGTTGCCAGAACCTTCCAGCATGTGGAGCTGTTTTCATCCATGACCCTGCTGGAAAATATTATGGTGGGTATGCATGTGCGCACCAAAGCCGGGTTCTGGGCGGCCGTCACACGAATCCCGGCCATGAAAAGAGAAGAACGGCAGTGTCGCAAGCGGGCCCAAGAGCTGCTTGAGTTCACAGGTCTTGCAGCCGACACCCACAAAATGGCAGGCGACCTGCCTGCCGGTCGACAGAAAACCGCGCAGATTGCCAGGGCCCTGGCGTCGGACCCGCTGCTGCTGCTGCTGGACGAACCGGCGGCCGGATTGAATCCGGTTGAAACCCACGCCCTTGGCAAACTGATCCAGAAAATTAAACAATCCGGGATCACCATGATGCTGGTGGAACATGACATGAGCCTGGTGATGGAAATGTCTGACAAGGTGGTTGTGCTGGACCAGGGGAAAAAATTGGCCGAAGGCACACCTCGGCAAATCCAAAGCAATGAGGCAGTCATGTCAGCCTACCTAGGCAACGGATAA
- a CDS encoding branched-chain amino acid ABC transporter permease, translated as MMTEKKKYFWIEYLGFICAVSAFGLVTENTYYLQIMTFIGINTLLGLGLNMLMGYTGQVSLGHAAFYGIGAYTTAILSGTYGINPWLALVCAVAAAVFIAFIVGLPTLRLSGYYLAMGTLGFGMIVNIVIREWAGVTGGASGFVGIPVLEAGSLVFMSGAGYYFLVWGIVLVAMIICRRLLSSRTGRALRAIHDGEKAAVAIGINTHFLKLEIFMFSAALGAVAGFLYAHFVLFISPESFGFMFSIKIVTMVVIGGMASVWGALLGAAVLTLLPEVLHGFAEYEMIIFGLILMVVMIFMPQGLTRGIMDMIRTARRVKT; from the coding sequence ATGATGACTGAGAAAAAAAAATATTTCTGGATTGAATACCTGGGATTCATCTGCGCGGTGTCGGCATTCGGCCTTGTCACGGAAAACACCTATTATCTCCAGATCATGACCTTTATCGGAATCAACACCCTTCTGGGCTTAGGCCTGAATATGCTCATGGGATATACCGGGCAGGTCTCGTTGGGCCATGCTGCGTTTTACGGCATCGGGGCCTATACCACGGCCATTCTTTCCGGCACATACGGCATAAACCCCTGGCTGGCCCTGGTGTGCGCCGTGGCGGCGGCCGTGTTCATTGCCTTTATTGTGGGCCTGCCCACCCTGCGGCTCTCGGGCTACTACCTGGCCATGGGGACCCTTGGGTTCGGCATGATCGTCAACATTGTGATCCGGGAGTGGGCCGGGGTCACCGGCGGTGCATCCGGCTTTGTGGGAATTCCCGTGCTGGAGGCAGGTTCTTTGGTGTTCATGTCCGGAGCCGGTTACTATTTCCTTGTCTGGGGTATTGTGCTGGTGGCCATGATCATTTGCCGCAGACTCCTCTCCTCGCGTACGGGCCGTGCGCTTAGGGCCATTCATGACGGAGAGAAAGCCGCCGTCGCCATCGGCATCAACACCCATTTTCTCAAACTTGAAATATTCATGTTTTCAGCGGCCCTGGGCGCGGTAGCCGGTTTTTTGTACGCCCATTTTGTCCTGTTCATCAGCCCCGAGTCCTTCGGCTTCATGTTTTCCATTAAAATTGTCACCATGGTGGTGATCGGCGGTATGGCAAGTGTCTGGGGCGCGCTGCTCGGAGCGGCCGTACTGACCCTTCTGCCCGAAGTGCTCCACGGATTTGCCGAATATGAAATGATCATTTTCGGGCTTATTTTAATGGTTGTCATGATATTCATGCCCCAGGGGCTGACCCGGGGGATCATGGATATGATCCGTACAGCCCGGAGGGTCAAAACATGA
- a CDS encoding branched-chain amino acid ABC transporter permease translates to MQEIVQYLFSGITTGAVYAVIAVGLSMLYSSTELINFAHGEFVMIGALAMVTLWVRLGIPLPLALAGAVAAGCVLGLIFERLAIRTARNPEPITLIIITVGAGIFLKGAAMIVWGKDPFSMPSFSSHESIEIFGAALLPQSIWIVTAALVLAGGIHLFLKQTLTGKAMVACAVNKKAAWLSGIPSERMGILAFGISTGCGAVAGVFIAPITMSSYDMGTILGLKGFCAAMIGGLGSLWGAFAGGLLLGILESLGAGLISSGLKDAIAFVLLLLILYIRPGGLFAAKEAKRF, encoded by the coding sequence ATGCAGGAAATTGTCCAATATCTGTTTTCAGGTATTACCACCGGGGCCGTTTATGCCGTAATCGCCGTGGGGCTGTCCATGCTGTACAGCTCCACGGAGTTGATCAACTTTGCCCACGGGGAGTTTGTCATGATCGGCGCCCTTGCCATGGTAACCCTGTGGGTCCGGTTGGGGATCCCCCTGCCCCTGGCCCTGGCAGGCGCAGTGGCCGCCGGGTGTGTGCTGGGGTTGATATTCGAGCGACTTGCCATCCGCACGGCCAGGAATCCCGAACCGATTACCCTGATCATCATTACGGTGGGGGCAGGCATTTTCCTGAAAGGCGCGGCCATGATTGTCTGGGGAAAAGACCCCTTCAGCATGCCCTCCTTTTCCAGCCATGAATCCATTGAAATTTTTGGGGCGGCCCTGCTGCCCCAGAGCATCTGGATTGTAACTGCGGCGCTGGTGCTGGCCGGCGGCATTCACCTGTTTTTGAAACAGACACTGACCGGCAAGGCCATGGTGGCCTGCGCCGTCAACAAAAAGGCGGCCTGGCTGTCGGGCATTCCGTCCGAAAGAATGGGAATTCTGGCCTTTGGCATCAGTACCGGCTGCGGAGCGGTGGCCGGGGTATTCATTGCCCCCATCACCATGAGCTCCTATGACATGGGCACCATCCTCGGTCTCAAAGGATTCTGTGCCGCCATGATCGGGGGGCTTGGCAGCCTGTGGGGGGCCTTTGCCGGGGGATTGCTTTTGGGCATCCTGGAATCCCTGGGGGCGGGCCTTATCTCCTCCGGATTAAAGGATGCCATCGCCTTTGTACTCCTGCTGCTGATTCTTTACATCCGGCCGGGCGGATTGTTTGCGGCCAAAGAGGCCAAGCGGTTTTAG
- a CDS encoding ABC transporter substrate-binding protein, with translation MKPKHLVLAMLVTLLSMLLVSGALAADVYKIGGIFSVTGRASFLGDPEKKTMEMLVDQINAAGGIDGHMLEAVIYDSEGDPAKAVSAVNKLIHKDKVIAIIGPSTTPTTLAIVNFTKRAKVPLISCAAGIKITTPVDPWVFKTAQSDLLAVAAVYQQMQAAGIKKIGILSVSNAYGESGKKQLLGQAEQFGLQVVIDESFGAKDTDTTTQLAKIKAAGPDAIVCWGTNPGPAVVAKNAKQLKIDIPLYQSHGVGSPKFIELAGDAANGNILPTGKILVTGLLDDADPQKKILEDYQTAYEAKFSANVSGFGGYAFDAVNLLAGALKNSGGDKQKIRDNLEATKGYVGATGEFNFTTDDHNGLSPAAFVMVKIENGTWTLLK, from the coding sequence ATGAAACCAAAACACCTTGTACTTGCAATGCTTGTCACTCTTTTGTCGATGCTTCTGGTATCAGGGGCCCTGGCGGCGGATGTTTACAAAATCGGGGGCATTTTTTCGGTGACCGGAAGGGCCTCTTTTCTGGGAGATCCTGAAAAGAAAACCATGGAGATGCTGGTCGATCAGATCAATGCCGCCGGTGGTATTGACGGACATATGCTTGAAGCGGTGATCTATGATTCCGAAGGAGACCCGGCCAAAGCCGTATCCGCCGTAAACAAGCTGATTCATAAGGACAAGGTCATCGCCATCATCGGGCCTTCCACCACCCCCACCACCCTTGCCATTGTCAATTTCACCAAACGAGCCAAAGTACCCTTGATCAGCTGTGCCGCCGGCATCAAGATCACCACCCCGGTGGATCCGTGGGTATTTAAAACCGCCCAGAGCGATTTGCTGGCCGTGGCCGCCGTCTATCAGCAGATGCAAGCGGCCGGTATTAAAAAAATCGGTATCCTCTCTGTATCCAACGCCTATGGTGAAAGCGGTAAAAAACAGCTTTTGGGCCAGGCGGAACAATTCGGCCTCCAGGTTGTCATAGATGAAAGTTTTGGTGCCAAAGACACTGACACCACCACCCAGCTGGCAAAAATAAAGGCAGCCGGTCCGGACGCCATCGTATGCTGGGGCACCAACCCGGGGCCTGCCGTGGTGGCAAAAAATGCAAAACAGCTGAAAATCGATATCCCGCTCTACCAGAGCCACGGGGTTGGATCACCCAAATTCATTGAACTGGCCGGCGATGCAGCCAACGGCAATATCCTGCCCACCGGAAAAATTCTTGTGACCGGCCTTCTGGATGACGCCGATCCCCAGAAAAAAATACTTGAAGATTATCAAACCGCCTATGAAGCTAAATTTTCCGCAAATGTATCGGGATTTGGCGGGTATGCCTTTGATGCCGTCAACCTGCTGGCCGGCGCTCTAAAAAACAGTGGCGGCGACAAGCAAAAAATCCGGGATAACCTGGAAGCGACCAAAGGCTATGTGGGTGCCACAGGTGAGTTCAACTTCACCACCGACGACCATAACGGCCTATCCCCGGCCGCCTTTGTCATGGTTAAGATCGAGAACGGCACCTGGACGCTGTTAAAATAA
- a CDS encoding NADP-dependent malic enzyme has protein sequence MSQFTDALEYHRSGRKGKIEVITTKPCATSRDLSLAYSPGVAEPCLAIEDKPGMAYEYTAKGNLVAVVSNGTAVLGLGNIGALASKPVMEGKGVLFKSFADVDVFDIELNTKDPDELIRTVQLLEPTFGGINLEDIKGPECFYIEEELQKTMNIPVFHDDQHGTAIIAAAGMVNALELVGKKIEAIKVVFNGAGAAGIACANLLVSMGVNKNNLILCDSKGVIYKGRTEGMNPYKERLAAQTDDRTLEDAMKGADIFFGVSVKGALTADMLRTMAKDPIVFAMANPDPEITPDEAKSVRGDVIIGTGRSDYNNQVNNVLCFPFLFRGALDTHASAINEEMKLAAVSALAQLAKEDVPDSVRRAYGNTKITFGREYLLPKPFDPRVLLHMAPAVAQAAMDSGVARKPIPDMAKYVENLEALQGRSKEIMRAMINKAKAAPKRVVFPEGNEDKILRSVQILLDERIAIPILIGDEKVIREKAKGLNIDLRDTEIINPRNSDKLEAYTDVLFNKRQRKGLTRYDARRRLRENRNYFGAVMVEQGDADALLSGINAHYPDVISPAIEVIGKKEGLSKVHGLYMMVFKKKVVFCADTTVTIEPTAEELAETAVLAAEHARHFDVTPRVAMLSFSNFGSAYHPLTVKVQKATALVKENAPELTVDGEIQANVALDPDIVKNQYPFSDLKGDANVFIFPDLNSGNITYKMLAKLGNAVAVGPILMGMRKPIHVLQRADDVADIVNMAAVAVNDAQMNELIE, from the coding sequence ATGTCACAATTCACTGATGCTCTGGAGTATCACCGGAGTGGTCGTAAAGGTAAAATCGAAGTCATCACAACCAAACCATGTGCCACAAGCAGGGATTTATCTCTTGCTTACAGCCCCGGGGTTGCCGAACCTTGTCTGGCAATTGAAGATAAACCGGGGATGGCTTATGAATATACAGCAAAAGGAAATCTTGTTGCCGTTGTTTCCAACGGGACAGCAGTGCTCGGTCTTGGAAATATTGGTGCCCTTGCCAGCAAACCGGTTATGGAAGGAAAGGGCGTGTTGTTCAAAAGTTTTGCCGATGTCGATGTGTTTGATATTGAGCTGAACACCAAAGACCCGGATGAATTGATTCGCACCGTACAATTGTTGGAGCCGACTTTCGGCGGTATTAATTTAGAAGATATCAAGGGGCCCGAGTGCTTTTATATTGAAGAAGAGCTGCAAAAAACCATGAATATCCCGGTGTTTCATGATGACCAGCACGGCACGGCCATTATTGCCGCAGCCGGCATGGTCAATGCCCTTGAGCTGGTGGGCAAAAAGATTGAAGCGATTAAGGTGGTCTTCAACGGGGCCGGTGCCGCCGGTATTGCCTGTGCCAATCTTCTGGTCTCCATGGGAGTGAACAAGAACAACCTGATTCTCTGCGACTCCAAAGGGGTTATATATAAAGGCCGCACCGAGGGTATGAATCCATACAAAGAGCGCTTGGCGGCACAAACCGATGACCGCACCCTTGAGGATGCGATGAAAGGCGCAGATATCTTTTTCGGGGTATCCGTCAAAGGGGCCCTTACCGCCGATATGCTGCGCACCATGGCCAAGGACCCCATCGTTTTTGCCATGGCCAATCCCGATCCGGAGATTACCCCGGACGAAGCAAAGTCGGTGCGCGGGGATGTCATTATCGGCACCGGGCGCTCGGACTATAATAACCAGGTCAATAATGTGTTGTGCTTTCCGTTTCTCTTCCGTGGCGCTCTGGATACCCATGCCAGCGCCATTAATGAAGAGATGAAACTTGCGGCAGTCTCTGCCCTTGCCCAACTGGCCAAAGAAGATGTTCCGGACTCGGTGCGCCGGGCCTATGGAAACACAAAAATTACATTTGGACGGGAATATCTGCTGCCTAAACCCTTTGATCCGCGTGTTTTGCTGCACATGGCGCCGGCCGTGGCCCAGGCTGCCATGGATTCCGGGGTTGCACGTAAACCCATCCCGGACATGGCCAAATACGTTGAAAACTTAGAAGCGCTTCAGGGCCGGTCAAAAGAGATTATGCGCGCCATGATCAACAAGGCAAAAGCTGCGCCTAAACGCGTGGTCTTTCCGGAAGGTAATGAAGATAAGATTTTGCGTTCGGTACAAATTCTGCTGGACGAAAGAATTGCTATTCCTATTCTTATCGGCGACGAAAAAGTGATTCGCGAAAAAGCCAAAGGACTTAATATTGATTTGCGTGACACGGAAATTATCAATCCCCGCAACAGTGATAAGCTTGAGGCATACACGGACGTACTATTTAATAAACGCCAGCGTAAGGGGCTGACACGCTATGATGCCCGCCGCCGTCTGCGGGAAAATAGAAATTATTTTGGTGCCGTCATGGTGGAACAAGGGGACGCCGATGCACTGCTTTCGGGTATCAATGCCCACTATCCCGATGTTATTTCGCCGGCCATAGAGGTGATCGGCAAAAAAGAAGGGTTGTCTAAGGTGCACGGCCTGTACATGATGGTGTTCAAGAAAAAGGTCGTTTTCTGTGCCGATACCACCGTTACCATTGAACCCACCGCAGAAGAGCTTGCTGAAACCGCTGTTTTGGCTGCCGAGCATGCCCGGCATTTTGATGTGACTCCGCGCGTTGCCATGCTCTCCTTTTCCAACTTTGGCAGCGCCTATCATCCCTTAACAGTGAAAGTGCAAAAAGCCACCGCTTTGGTCAAGGAGAATGCACCTGAGTTGACGGTGGATGGTGAAATCCAGGCAAATGTTGCCCTGGATCCAGACATCGTGAAAAATCAATATCCCTTCTCGGATCTAAAGGGGGATGCAAATGTTTTCATCTTCCCGGATTTGAATTCGGGTAATATTACCTATAAAATGTTGGCCAAGTTGGGGAACGCCGTTGCCGTCGGTCCCATCCTCATGGGGATGAGAAAACCCATACATGTGCTGCAGCGTGCAGATGATGTTGCCGATATTGTCAATATGGCGGCGGTTGCCGTCAACGATGCCCAGATGAATGAATTGATAGAATAG
- a CDS encoding succinate dehydrogenase cytochrome b subunit, translating to MNWLVRTFSCSVAKKQFMAVTGLAFCLFLTTHLIGNLFVYGGKDAFNAYVEHLHALGILVHIAEAGLIAFALIHIGTAIILYFQNLAARPVKYKKKSNAGGRTLASATMPYTGLFILVFIVVHLVGLKFADHSTTTTFDLMAAVLAQPAVLVFYIVSMVVVAFHVNHGFWSAFQSFGASHPKYMPIVRGFGILFSLVVGVGFGFIPIALNMIS from the coding sequence ATGAACTGGCTGGTACGAACTTTTAGCTGCTCTGTAGCCAAGAAGCAGTTTATGGCAGTAACCGGTCTCGCTTTCTGCCTCTTTCTGACAACCCACCTCATCGGTAATCTGTTTGTTTATGGCGGAAAAGATGCCTTTAATGCTTATGTTGAACATCTGCATGCACTTGGGATTCTTGTCCACATCGCTGAAGCAGGTTTGATTGCTTTTGCTCTGATCCACATCGGCACCGCAATTATTCTCTATTTTCAAAACCTTGCTGCAAGACCTGTTAAATATAAGAAAAAAAGTAATGCCGGCGGCCGGACATTGGCCTCTGCCACTATGCCCTACACAGGTCTGTTTATATTGGTTTTTATAGTAGTGCACCTTGTTGGTCTCAAATTCGCCGATCACTCTACTACTACAACATTTGATCTTATGGCTGCGGTTCTGGCTCAGCCTGCGGTACTTGTATTCTATATCGTATCAATGGTAGTGGTGGCATTTCATGTAAATCATGGTTTTTGGAGTGCTTTTCAGTCCTTTGGCGCCAGCCATCCGAAATATATGCCCATCGTTAGAGGATTCGGCATTCTTTTCAGTTTGGTTGTCGGTGTGGGCTTTGGTTTTATTCCAATTGCTTTGAATATGATCTCATAG